The genomic region ACTGCCGAATCGCTTGCAGTTTGGCGTGCCGTTGTGTTGGGAGCGGGAGCGCTTTACTCGTCCGATGAGGACGCTGCTGTAGATATTATGGCAGCTGGCAGCTTGTTTGATGTCTATTTGGATATACATGCAACACATAGCTTCTCTGGTTTTGACTTCGCTGAGCCGCCAGTCGAAACAGTGGATGATATGCTTGAATCGGGAGAAATAGAGCCGATATTGCTTCCTTTGTCTAGCACGACAAATCAGAGCGATGTGCCAGTTTTGCTAACGGCAAATAAATCTACTTTATCGGCAAGCCTTAGTAGAAAATTTGGCGACCTCAGCTTCCGTTTGTCAGCAAATCGCGCAATTACTGGCGAGGAAACGCGATTCGCCTATGGCTCAGTACTTAACTGGAACCTCTACCAAAAGCGAGACATGAATGTCAGACTCGACGCGTCCTATTTTAATACTCAAAACGGAGATGAAGCTCAAGTTGGACTCGCGTTTCTCTGGAAACTGGATGATTGGTCAACGAGTTCCAGTGGCAGTTACCGCAGTCAAGCAGAATCCCAGCAAGCATCTTTGACAAATACGATTGCATATAACAAGCAGGACACATTGGGCAAACAAACGCGGTTTCAGCTAAGCGATAATGTTCAACGAAAAACCACCAATACGGGCGACGAAAAACAAGGCGACACTCTTGTCACTAATTTAGTCGAACTAGAACATTTTAATGATATTCTGCGTTCCGAGGTCTCTGTTCGAGACTCTCGCTCGTCGGGCACAAAGAGCACATCGGCTGGACTTAATGCAGAAACTGCATTTGTCATGTCACATACGGGAGATGTGTCAGTTACGCGGCCTCAGTTAGACGGCTCGCTTGTTATAGTTGAAATCGACAGTGACACTACTGACAGTATATTTGATATTCTGGTCAATGGACGCCCTTATAGCTCTATGAAAGCTGGGACAAGCAAAGTAATAAAATTGTCGCCATATCACACGTATAGTCTTAGCATTAGCCCGACGACTGACGCAGACCTCGTTCACTATGATACGAGCACGTATGTTACGACGCTTTTTCCCGGGAATATTGCTAAGTATAGCTGGAAGGCCAGTAGACTTTTTATTGCTCTCGGACGCCTCATCGACGAAAAGGGAGTTCCAATTCCGTGGCAACGGATAAAAGGACTCGCTGAATATACAGTAACAGAGGAAGATGGCACATTTCAGGCAGAGATAACATACGACAAACGCGAAGAGCTAACCATTGAAAGTGAACAGTACCATTGCCGCATAGAACTACCTGACTCAGAGAAAGTAGAGTATTTTCTCGAACTTGGCGACGTTATATGTCACAATTTTTAACTATCCGCTGTGCTAGTCGACTACAATGCTTTCAACTTGTCGAGTCGTCCTTTTTTGAAACTTAACAACGCTCGTTGCTGGGGCCGTCACTTCGAAAGTGTTGCCAGGGTATAGTCGTGTAGACGGGAGTTCGGAACAATTAGAGTCGCTTCCTATGCAACTTTGACCACTTTCAAGGAAGATGTTTGCGTTACCGCTGTTTGTAAACAGTATCTTATCCCCCGAACGATTCCATTCGAGTTTGGGAGTAAATGGAATCGGATCAGCAAGTATCAGAAGCCCAACTGTAGTTATAACTTTTATCGAGGTTTTAACGCTGCTGATCTTTTCTTCGTCCTTAGAAAACCCTTTAGATTTTGGTTCAAATGCCATGCGATATACCTGTTCTGTTTGACCTAATGGTTTTTTTAAGAGCAAGCGAACAGTGCGTTGACCTTTCGCGGGAACCGAGAAGCGCTTAGGGGTGGCAATAAGATCAGTTGTCGGCTCCAATCGCTCGGTTTTAAGCCCCGGATCGATAACGACCTGCGGATCGACGGCAATGGCCATAGGTGCATCGCTAGAATTAAAAACAATGACGTTCTGAATTGGTCGCTCATTTCCACGAAAGTAGAGGATAGCTGAATTGACGCTTATTTGAGCCTGAGCGGAAGTCCCGCAACATAGAATACAAAAAATGCCCATTAATAGGTATTTTGAAATCGACACGTTCATAGACTAGTCCTTAATATTTACTCTCTCTTTTCTAAATCTCACATATGCCTAAGTTCAGATTGGCTCAATCAAAAGAGTCAAACTTCCCGAGTAATCTCCCGGAATTGCAGCATCGAGATCGGCTACGTCAAATGTAATCCTCATCTCGGCATTTGTTCCACCGTTACATGTCTGTGATCTGCTAGCTCCACTAAACGTTTTCGATGTTGCGGGGACAAGGGATTTAAATCCCCCTGGACCCCCGTCCCATTCCAAGGTATAGGCCAGCTCATTAGCACCGGAGGCTATGGTGTAATC from Deltaproteobacteria bacterium harbors:
- a CDS encoding fimbria/pilus periplasmic chaperone translates to MNVSISKYLLMGIFCILCCGTSAQAQISVNSAILYFRGNERPIQNVIVFNSSDAPMAIAVDPQVVIDPGLKTERLEPTTDLIATPKRFSVPAKGQRTVRLLLKKPLGQTEQVYRMAFEPKSKGFSKDEEKISSVKTSIKVITTVGLLILADPIPFTPKLEWNRSGDKILFTNSGNANIFLESGQSCIGSDSNCSELPSTRLYPGNTFEVTAPATSVVKFQKRTTRQVESIVVD
- a CDS encoding CS1-pili formation C-terminal domain-containing protein gives rise to the protein RLLSSQVLDYGLQEINTVAFPQGSYDVDIVITEDDGSVSRESRFFTKSGLLSLRSYPIYFAQGGMFRNQLDVQSIPIFEVGSRWRATDILQLNTSLSGTDESQIFTAESLAVWRAVVLGAGALYSSDEDAAVDIMAAGSLFDVYLDIHATHSFSGFDFAEPPVETVDDMLESGEIEPILLPLSSTTNQSDVPVLLTANKSTLSASLSRKFGDLSFRLSANRAITGEETRFAYGSVLNWNLYQKRDMNVRLDASYFNTQNGDEAQVGLAFLWKLDDWSTSSSGSYRSQAESQQASLTNTIAYNKQDTLGKQTRFQLSDNVQRKTTNTGDEKQGDTLVTNLVELEHFNDILRSEVSVRDSRSSGTKSTSAGLNAETAFVMSHTGDVSVTRPQLDGSLVIVEIDSDTTDSIFDILVNGRPYSSMKAGTSKVIKLSPYHTYSLSISPTTDADLVHYDTSTYVTTLFPGNIAKYSWKASRLFIALGRLIDEKGVPIPWQRIKGLAEYTVTEEDGTFQAEITYDKREELTIESEQYHCRIELPDSEKVEYFLELGDVICHNF